The following are encoded in a window of Blattabacterium cuenoti genomic DNA:
- the dnaE gene encoding DNA polymerase III subunit alpha codes for MYLIVDTETTGLPENYNFPISNTDNWPRVVQIAWQLHDFSGKLVEFKNFIIKPDHYDIPFNAFKIHGITNEIAEKNGEDLIVVLKEFKKSFEKSKYLIGHNLEFDIRVIECEFFRKKEQISFKKKEILDTKEVSIFYCKLPGIRKKFKWPTLTELYYKLFGTKLSHSHNAANDVKATARCFLELLRLGIISSENLQIDENLIFQFRNLHQSPISSSMVSFNKPHSSYGDIVKEMKKKKKINHEEFKKKKYSHIHNHTSFSILYSTIDIQSLIERAIYFDMPAVGITDYGNMMGAFHFLNAIHSANKKYSSLKKSIKGIVGCEVFISDFYSQKKFTKEQPDKRYHQVFLSKNKAGYQNLSKLCSHGFIEGFYAGFPRVGKDLIEKYKKNLIALTGDLYAEIPQTILNKGKMKAEKVFLWWKELFEEDFYIELLRHGLEEEDYVNKVLLEFSEKYHVKYIVQNNTFYLDQKESYAHDILLCVKNGEKKSTPIGKGRGYRFGFPNHEFYFKSPEEMKEIFSDFPESFDFLEELVNKVESYHLSQKVLLPKFQIPESFENSLDKIDGGHRGENSFLKSLAYEGAKKRYPHITPEIKERIHFELKTIEKIGYPGYFLIVQNFISQAKKMNISVGPGRGSVAGSVVAYCIGITDIDPIKYNLLFERFLNPDRVSLPDIDIDFDDKGREKIIEWVVQKYGKNQVAQIITYATMGAKSAIRDTARVLDLSLKKTDYLAKMVPNLLSLKVLLSEKDHLLEKMSKEDMENVKKLKSFSEKKDTLEGQVLQLAKTLEGTIRSTGIHACGVIISPYDIQEYVPVSISKESDLLITQFDNHVVERAGLLKMDFLGLKTLTIIKKALNIIKKRINVEKISFSLEDAKTYSLFQKGETVAVFQYESTGMQKYLRLLKPDKFDDLIAMNALYRPGPLQYLKNFIYRKHGKEAITYDLPEMEEFLKETYGITIYQEQVMLIAQKIADFSKGETDFLRKAMGKKQKNVLNKMKNQFIIQASRKGYPKKILEKIWKDWEYFSCYAFNKSHATCYAYIAFQTAYLKAHFPSEYMASVLSHNMDNIKQLTYFIKECTRMGISVIGPDINESDAFFKVTNSNCIRFGMRGIKGVGENAVKNIIQERENNGPYTSIFDLVKRIDLRLVNKKTLESLVLSGSLDKFHIHRKQYFHFEEEKKLSTLEKIIRFGSKFQKRKIQEKNSPEKKKKIEVEKPIIIKSEPWNNIYKLSKEKEVLGIYASSHPLDDYSYERKYFTNLSLDQLNKYEKKLIGKEIYICGVLSKIEKKIYIKSGKKYGIFLLEDYHSSKEFCISGQQYLRYEHLLFNNSLLHLYISISQSKYNSCKIHIIHMESLQNVLGKLSEKLIIKIDLDDLDQVIIDNIDQLFSQQIGNKKLYVFLYEKDNHISLNLESKKYGININSDFLKKLEKIEGLDFCLN; via the coding sequence ATGTATCTTATTGTTGATACCGAAACTACGGGATTACCTGAAAATTATAATTTTCCTATATCCAATACGGATAACTGGCCAAGAGTTGTTCAAATCGCATGGCAACTACATGATTTCTCAGGAAAATTAGTGGAATTTAAAAATTTTATTATAAAACCGGATCATTATGACATTCCTTTCAACGCTTTTAAAATTCATGGAATAACTAATGAAATAGCGGAAAAAAATGGAGAAGATTTAATTGTCGTTCTTAAAGAATTTAAGAAATCTTTTGAAAAGTCTAAATATTTAATTGGACACAATTTAGAATTTGATATCAGAGTTATTGAGTGTGAATTTTTTAGAAAAAAAGAACAAATTTCTTTTAAGAAAAAGGAAATTTTAGATACTAAAGAAGTATCTATTTTTTATTGCAAACTGCCTGGTATAAGAAAAAAATTTAAATGGCCCACATTAACTGAATTATATTATAAGTTGTTTGGAACAAAATTGTCTCATTCACATAATGCAGCAAATGATGTAAAAGCTACAGCTCGTTGTTTTTTAGAACTTTTGCGTTTAGGAATTATCTCATCTGAAAATCTTCAAATAGATGAAAATTTAATTTTTCAGTTCAGGAACTTACATCAGTCTCCCATATCTTCCTCTATGGTCTCTTTTAATAAACCACATTCCTCATATGGAGATATAGTAAAAGAAATGAAAAAAAAGAAGAAGATTAATCATGAAGAATTCAAAAAAAAAAAATATTCTCATATTCATAATCATACTTCTTTTTCCATTCTTTATTCTACCATAGATATTCAATCTTTGATTGAAAGAGCTATATATTTTGATATGCCTGCAGTAGGAATAACGGATTATGGAAATATGATGGGGGCTTTCCATTTTTTAAATGCTATTCATTCTGCCAACAAAAAATATTCTTCCTTAAAAAAATCCATCAAAGGAATCGTAGGATGTGAAGTGTTTATTTCTGATTTTTATTCACAGAAGAAATTTACTAAAGAACAGCCGGATAAACGTTATCATCAAGTTTTTTTGTCTAAAAATAAAGCGGGATATCAAAATTTGTCAAAACTATGTTCTCATGGATTCATAGAAGGTTTTTATGCAGGGTTCCCTAGAGTTGGAAAAGATTTAATAGAAAAATATAAGAAAAATTTGATAGCTCTTACGGGAGATCTATATGCAGAGATTCCACAAACCATCCTGAATAAAGGAAAAATGAAGGCAGAAAAAGTTTTTTTGTGGTGGAAAGAACTTTTTGAAGAAGACTTTTATATAGAATTGTTACGTCATGGATTAGAAGAAGAAGATTATGTCAATAAAGTTTTGCTGGAGTTTTCAGAAAAATATCATGTAAAATATATCGTGCAAAATAATACTTTTTATTTAGATCAAAAAGAATCTTATGCTCATGATATTTTACTTTGCGTAAAAAATGGAGAAAAAAAATCCACTCCTATAGGCAAGGGAAGAGGTTATAGATTTGGATTTCCAAATCATGAATTTTATTTTAAAAGTCCAGAAGAGATGAAAGAAATTTTTTCAGATTTTCCGGAATCTTTTGATTTTTTAGAAGAATTAGTGAATAAGGTCGAATCTTATCATCTTTCACAAAAAGTTTTACTTCCAAAATTTCAAATTCCAGAATCATTTGAAAATTCTCTAGATAAAATAGATGGAGGTCATAGGGGGGAAAATTCTTTTTTAAAAAGCCTCGCGTATGAAGGGGCTAAAAAACGTTATCCACATATAACTCCGGAAATAAAAGAAAGAATTCATTTCGAATTAAAAACAATTGAAAAAATTGGATATCCTGGTTATTTTCTAATTGTTCAAAATTTTATTTCTCAAGCTAAAAAAATGAATATATCCGTAGGACCAGGAAGAGGATCTGTTGCTGGATCTGTAGTAGCTTATTGTATAGGAATTACCGATATAGATCCCATAAAATACAATCTTCTTTTTGAGAGATTTCTCAATCCAGATAGGGTTTCTTTACCAGATATAGACATTGATTTTGATGATAAAGGACGTGAAAAAATTATTGAATGGGTAGTTCAAAAATATGGGAAAAATCAAGTTGCACAAATTATCACGTATGCCACTATGGGAGCAAAATCCGCTATTCGTGATACAGCAAGAGTGTTAGATTTATCTTTAAAGAAAACAGATTATCTAGCAAAAATGGTCCCAAATTTACTTTCATTAAAAGTTCTCTTGTCAGAAAAAGATCATCTTTTAGAAAAGATGAGTAAAGAAGATATGGAGAATGTTAAAAAATTGAAAAGTTTTTCAGAGAAAAAAGATACTCTAGAAGGACAAGTCTTACAACTGGCAAAAACTTTAGAGGGGACTATAAGAAGTACAGGAATACATGCCTGTGGCGTTATTATCAGTCCATATGATATTCAAGAATATGTTCCAGTTTCTATTTCAAAAGAATCTGATTTATTGATCACGCAATTTGACAACCATGTAGTGGAACGAGCTGGATTGTTGAAAATGGATTTTCTAGGATTAAAAACCCTTACTATTATCAAAAAAGCTTTAAATATTATCAAAAAACGTATTAATGTTGAAAAAATTTCATTTTCTTTAGAAGATGCAAAGACTTATTCTCTCTTTCAAAAAGGAGAAACTGTAGCTGTTTTTCAATATGAATCTACAGGAATGCAGAAATATTTACGGTTGCTCAAACCGGATAAATTTGATGATCTCATTGCCATGAATGCCTTATACCGACCTGGCCCATTACAATATCTTAAAAACTTTATATATAGAAAACATGGGAAAGAAGCCATTACATATGATTTGCCAGAAATGGAAGAATTCTTAAAAGAGACTTATGGAATAACGATCTATCAAGAACAAGTCATGTTAATAGCTCAAAAAATAGCTGATTTTAGTAAAGGAGAAACAGATTTTCTTAGAAAGGCTATGGGAAAAAAACAAAAAAATGTATTAAATAAGATGAAAAATCAGTTTATTATTCAAGCTTCTAGAAAAGGATATCCGAAAAAAATATTGGAAAAAATATGGAAGGACTGGGAGTATTTTTCTTGTTATGCATTCAACAAATCTCATGCCACTTGTTATGCCTATATAGCATTTCAAACGGCTTATCTAAAGGCACATTTTCCTTCTGAATATATGGCGTCTGTATTAAGTCACAATATGGATAATATTAAACAGCTTACTTACTTTATAAAAGAGTGCACACGTATGGGAATTTCTGTAATAGGTCCGGATATCAATGAAAGTGATGCCTTTTTCAAAGTTACAAATTCTAATTGTATTAGATTCGGAATGAGGGGGATAAAAGGAGTTGGAGAAAATGCAGTCAAAAATATTATCCAGGAAAGAGAAAATAACGGACCATATACATCTATTTTTGATTTGGTAAAACGTATTGACTTGCGTTTAGTCAATAAAAAGACTTTGGAAAGTTTAGTGTTATCTGGATCATTAGATAAATTTCATATACATAGAAAGCAATATTTTCATTTTGAAGAAGAAAAAAAATTAAGCACTCTAGAGAAGATCATTCGATTTGGATCGAAATTTCAAAAAAGGAAAATACAAGAGAAAAATTCTCCAGAAAAGAAAAAAAAAATTGAAGTAGAAAAACCCATAATTATAAAAAGTGAGCCATGGAATAATATATATAAATTATCCAAAGAAAAGGAAGTATTGGGGATTTATGCCTCTTCGCATCCTTTGGATGATTATTCTTATGAAAGAAAATATTTTACTAATTTATCTTTAGATCAATTAAATAAGTATGAAAAAAAACTTATAGGAAAAGAAATTTATATATGTGGTGTTTTATCGAAAATAGAAAAAAAGATCTATATAAAGAGTGGAAAAAAATATGGAATTTTTTTATTAGAAGATTATCATTCTTCTAAGGAATTTTGTATTTCTGGACAACAGTATTTAAGATATGAACATTTACTATTTAATAATAGCCTGTTGCATTTATATATTTCTATTTCTCAATCGAAATATAATAGCTGTAAAATCCATATTATTCATATGGAAAGTTTACAAAATGTTCTAGGAAAATTATCCGAAAAATTGATCATAAAAATTGATCTGGATGATTTAGACCAGGTAATCATTGATAATATAGATCAGCTATTTTCTCAACAAATAGGAAATAAAAAACTTTATGTTTTTCTTTATGAAAAGGACAATCATATTTCTTTAAATTTAGAATCTAAAAAGTATGGAATTAATATTAACTCTGATTTTTTAAAAAAATTAGAAAAAATAGAAGGCTTGGATTTTTGTTTAAATTAA
- the rpsA gene encoding 30S ribosomal protein S1, with translation MSNQTEEIKRDTPHSSENNENLVIGLKDQRKSFDWTKYETHLNSQQQEERKKFEKIYAETLPKIQELEIYQGIITHITEKNLIVDIGFKAEGAIPISEFREDFNFKVGDKMEVMVVKIDYKGQCILSYQKAKTMRNWERINEAHDKGEVILGYVAARTKGGLIIDIFDIECFLPGSHINVKPVRDYDTYVGKTMEVKVVKINQKTKNVVVSHKILIERDIEEQRKEMISKLDKGQVLEGKIKNILPYGAFVDLGGVDALLHITDMSWPHINHPTEVVQLEQELKFVVLGVDKDKNRVQLGLKQLLPHPWNSLDKNLKVGSKVKGKVSVLADYGAFVEIIPGVEALLHISEMSWSYDLSSTQDFVKIGDEIEAVILTIDRKERKMSLSVKQLTPDPWIDIQNKYPIGSKHVGIVRKFTNFGIFLELEKGISGIIYTNDLSWGKKIKHPSGFCNINDKLEVIILTLDPQTRRLNLGHKQITENPWEKYEKIYYVGSIHNGFIVNLFDKGASVKLLNDQMKNFQEIEAFAPLRFLEKKDGSTLKKEEKSNFKVIEFNKETKKIVVSHTSIYREKDPKKEKIRIKNRKFERSTLGDIAGLARLKEQIEKEKK, from the coding sequence ATGTCTAATCAAACCGAAGAAATTAAAAGAGATACCCCACATTCATCTGAAAATAATGAAAATCTAGTAATCGGATTAAAGGATCAAAGAAAAAGTTTCGATTGGACGAAATACGAAACTCATTTGAACAGTCAACAACAGGAAGAAAGAAAAAAATTTGAAAAAATCTATGCAGAAACTTTGCCAAAAATACAAGAACTAGAAATATATCAAGGAATTATCACACATATCACGGAAAAGAATCTGATTGTAGATATAGGATTTAAAGCGGAAGGAGCTATTCCAATTAGTGAGTTTCGAGAGGATTTTAATTTCAAAGTAGGAGACAAGATGGAAGTTATGGTGGTAAAAATAGATTATAAGGGACAATGTATTCTTTCATATCAAAAAGCAAAAACTATGAGAAATTGGGAAAGAATCAATGAAGCACATGATAAAGGAGAAGTCATATTAGGTTATGTAGCGGCTAGAACTAAAGGAGGTTTAATTATAGACATTTTTGATATTGAATGTTTTTTACCAGGATCCCACATTAATGTAAAACCTGTTAGAGATTATGACACATATGTCGGAAAGACGATGGAAGTAAAAGTGGTCAAAATAAATCAAAAGACTAAAAACGTTGTAGTATCTCATAAAATTTTGATAGAAAGAGATATAGAAGAACAAAGAAAGGAAATGATCTCTAAACTTGATAAAGGTCAGGTTTTAGAGGGAAAAATTAAAAATATTCTTCCTTATGGAGCTTTCGTAGACTTAGGAGGAGTAGATGCTTTGTTACATATTACTGATATGAGTTGGCCTCACATTAATCATCCCACAGAAGTAGTTCAATTAGAGCAAGAATTAAAATTTGTAGTTCTAGGTGTCGATAAGGATAAAAACCGAGTTCAATTAGGATTAAAACAATTGCTACCTCATCCTTGGAATTCTTTAGATAAAAATTTAAAAGTAGGAAGCAAAGTAAAAGGAAAAGTAAGCGTTTTAGCTGATTATGGAGCTTTCGTAGAAATTATTCCAGGAGTAGAAGCCTTATTACACATTAGTGAAATGTCTTGGTCTTATGATTTATCTTCCACACAAGACTTTGTAAAAATAGGAGATGAAATAGAGGCAGTTATATTGACTATAGATAGAAAAGAACGAAAAATGTCTTTAAGTGTTAAACAATTGACTCCAGATCCTTGGATAGATATTCAAAATAAATACCCTATAGGATCAAAACATGTGGGAATTGTTCGTAAGTTTACTAACTTTGGAATTTTTTTGGAATTAGAAAAGGGAATATCTGGGATCATTTATACAAATGATCTTTCATGGGGGAAGAAAATAAAACATCCCTCTGGGTTTTGCAATATCAATGATAAATTAGAAGTAATAATTTTAACTTTAGATCCTCAAACTAGAAGATTAAATTTAGGTCACAAACAAATCACGGAAAATCCATGGGAAAAATATGAAAAAATCTATTATGTAGGAAGTATTCATAATGGATTCATCGTCAATTTATTTGACAAAGGAGCTTCTGTCAAACTATTAAATGATCAAATGAAAAATTTTCAAGAAATAGAAGCATTTGCTCCATTGCGTTTCTTGGAAAAAAAAGATGGAAGTACTTTGAAAAAAGAAGAAAAAAGCAATTTTAAAGTAATTGAATTTAATAAAGAAACAAAAAAAATTGTAGTTTCTCATACTTCTATTTATCGTGAAAAAGATCCAAAGAAAGAAAAAATACGTATAAAAAACAGAAAATTCGAAAGATCTACGCTTGGAGATATTGCTGGATTAGCAAGATTAAAAGAACAAATAGAAAAGGAAAAGAAATAA